From the Lathyrus oleraceus cultivar Zhongwan6 chromosome 4, CAAS_Psat_ZW6_1.0, whole genome shotgun sequence genome, one window contains:
- the LOC127136357 gene encoding uncharacterized protein LOC127136357 has translation MKKSQKKEKKEKAKDTENKSVALKASSFKSSTNDTCESESSDDYKDSNEDMGLFVRRYNRYLRKNEVQHSNKNLVNHRRQSKFSNQEESKTTKSRGSCYNCGKAGHYKSDCPLLKKYKGKYKRHKKYSKARRA, from the coding sequence ATgaaaaagagtcaaaagaaggaaaagaaggagAAAGCAAAGGACACCGAAAATAAGTCTGTTGCTTTAAAGGCTTCAAGTTTtaagtcatccaccaatgatacgtgtgagagtgaatcaagtgatgatTATAAAGATTCAAATGAAGACATGGGGTTGTTTGTAAGGAGGTATAATCGATACCTTAGAAAGAATGAAGTTCAACATTCGAATAAAAATCTAGTAAACCatagaagacaatcaaaattcTCAAATCAAGAAGAAAGTAAGACAACTAAGTCAAGAGGCTCATGTTACAATTGCGGAAAGGCCGGTCACTATAAGTCGGATTGTCCATTATTGAAGAAATATAAAGGAAAATACAAACGTCACAAGAAATATAGCAAAGCTAGAAGAGCATAA